The segment CATCTGCTCCAGGTAGGTCCGGCACCCCTCGCAGAACAGGATGTGCTGCTCGAACAGCGACACCTCCGCTGCCGGCAGCCCACCCTCGAGGTAGTCGGTGACCAGCTCGACCACCTCCTGGCAGGTGATGTGCTCCGCGTGCTCAGCCATCGAAGTGCCTCTCCAGCGCGCCGCGGACGCGTGACCGGGCACGGTGCAGCAGCACCCGCTGGTTGCCGTCGGTCAGATCTAGGGCGGCGCACACCTCGGCGGCGGTCCAGCCCTCCACGTCGCGCAGCCGGATCACCGCCTGCTGTGCCCCCGGCAGCCGCCCGATCTCACGCAGTACGGCCCGGGTGGTCTCCAGCTGCACGAGGCTGTCCTCGGGCAGCGAGCGCCAGTCGCGGGGGTAGCTGTTCCAGTGACCGGGGAAGGCGCCGCCGGGCGGGCGGAACCGGTCCGGGGCGACCGCCGCCTCGTCGGCGCCGGTCGCCAGGGAGGAGAACGGCACGCTCCGCGCCTCCCTGGCGCCGCGGGTGCGGGCGATGTTGACCACGATTCGGATTATCCATGTCTTCAACGAGGAACGCGCCTCGAAGCGGGCCAGCCCCTTGAGGACACCGAGCCAGGCGTCCTGGACGACGTCCTCGGCCGCCGCGTCGGTCTTCACATACATCCGCGCCGCGGCGAGCATCGCGGAGCTGTGCCTGGCCACCAGCGCCTCGAACGCGTCCTCGTCGCCGGCTCGCAGCCGGTCCAGCAGCAGCGCCTCGTCGTCCGGCGCCAGCATGACGTGGTCGCTGTCCGGGGTCGGCACGCGGCCGAGACTACCGGGCCGACTACTACTACTGGGCCGACGGACCGTGCTCGCCGCGAACGCGGTCACAGCACGGCGATGCCGGCCGGGCTGCCGCCGGCCCCGA is part of the Actinomycetota bacterium genome and harbors:
- a CDS encoding sigma-70 family RNA polymerase sigma factor; amino-acid sequence: MPTPDSDHVMLAPDDEALLLDRLRAGDEDAFEALVARHSSAMLAAARMYVKTDAAAEDVVQDAWLGVLKGLARFEARSSLKTWIIRIVVNIARTRGAREARSVPFSSLATGADEAAVAPDRFRPPGGAFPGHWNSYPRDWRSLPEDSLVQLETTRAVLREIGRLPGAQQAVIRLRDVEGWTAAEVCAALDLTDGNQRVLLHRARSRVRGALERHFDG
- a CDS encoding zf-HC2 domain-containing protein; translation: MAEHAEHITCQEVVELVTDYLEGGLPAAEVSLFEQHILFCEGCRTYLEQMRLTVSTVGRLDTGDVPDQLRDRLLSAFRDWKRP